From the genome of Photobacterium sp. TLY01:
AACGTCCGTCCCCTGATCAATGATTTGCTGAGTTACCGGTGAACTGGGTACCGCAGGATAAAGGTCATGAGCCAGCGCGACAGAACTGGCAATGAAAGGAAAAGCCATGAACAGTATCGATTTTTTCATCACTATTATCTCCAATTGCTTATATGCAAAGTGGAGTTTGGCAGGCTGAGTTTACTTCAGAAAAATAATCTGTCGGTTTGCGAGTTAACAGAAGATTGAATGTAAGTATGTGCAATTGACAGACAATACAATTTGACTCTGCGTGATTAGTAACCGCAAGTGCGGCCACGTTTCTGGCTGGACAACCGCGACTGGATCAGCCCTTACAAGCGCATTACCATTCGCAGTGTCCTTCTAATCATGCTCTCTATGGCAATTACAGACGCTCTTCAACCAGGAAGCGTTTGAAGAAGTCCGACAAATCGATTTTTGCCAGATCCTTGAACTCTCCGGCATCGTAAAAACGGCCTTTACAGGTCGGGCAGCTCTCAAACCAGATATGAGGCTGTTTCGGGTCGACCAGCCTTAGCAACTTATTGCTTGGACAGACAGGGCATTCGATCTGATCTATACCGTTAAAGGTTTTACCGATCCCGGCATCCCCGATATCGACGGCATCAGCCAGCGGCTTCATTTTTTCGATTTCATACGCATCCAGCCATAAACCTTTGCAAGCGGAACAGCGCTCAATATCACCCAGCGGGGTATTAATATGCTCAAACTTCGAATGACACTTAGGACATTGCATTCGAGACTCCTTTTATTATTGTCTTTCAATTCAGTTGCATACTACATTCATGCCGCAATTGAATCATAGACAATTTGTTTTATATCCTTCTGTTTTGTGATTCTCATGGAAATGTCACCGATTGAGAGCGTCAACGGTATGATGCTCGTCCGGCAACCACCCCAAAAAAAACCGCTCAGGCGAGCGGTTTTCACTGTCACTTTCCCTGTCGGGGCTGGAGAATTTGCTGCAACGCATCCGTCACCAGTTGATGATCTTCTTCCTGGGGTAAGCCAGATACTGTTACCGCGCCCACCAGCCCGCATCCTTGAATGCGCAGCGGAAAAGACCCGCCATGCGCACAGTATTCACGCGCATCGATATGGGGCTGGCTCTCAAACTCACGCTGCTTGCGGGCGTTGTACTGTCCAAGGTAATAAGAGCTTTTACCAAACCGCAGTACGCTGTTGCGTTTACGGCGAATCCAGTCCTGATGATCCGGGTTCGTTCCCGCCATTGCATAGCTAAACAGAATCTGGCCAAACGCGTACACTTCGATCGCAACAGAGGCTTGTTTCGCTTCTGCATGGTTTTTTAGCAACGATCCCAGCGCCCAGGCGGTCTCGTGATTAAACTGCTCAAGCTGCAAATCTGCTTCCTGTTGTACCAAAACGTCCAGTGTCAGGCTCATGCATCCACCTTCATGGTTTGCCCTAACCGGCTGCTTTCCAGCGCCAGTTGAATCAGCTTAATATTCAGCAACGCTTCCTGTGCCGGTACCGGATTCGGTGTGCCGAGGCGAATCGCGTCTGTTACGCCGGCAAAGTAATGCTGATAGCCACCCAATTCAGTAGGAATGATTTGCGAGCCGTCTTCCTGATGAAGCTGACCAGAATGGGCTGCGTCTTCTGCTGCCCATGCTGGCTGCTCGGGTTTTACGCCGGCTTTCAGGTAATCTTCTTGCGGATCGAGACCATATTTCTCGTATTTACCCAGTGAACCCAGCACTTTAAAGCGCAAATTCGGCTCAGGACTGTACAGGTTCGAATGCAACTGAACCAGATGCTCAGGGTACTGAAGGATCAGGTTGTAATAATCAATGGTTTTCGCACCCGGCCGCATAGCCATACACTGGGCCGTCAGGGCCTGAGGTTTGCCAAACAGTGCCAGGGCCTGATCCAGCAGGTGCGGCGCCAGATCAAACAAAATGCCGCCACCGTCTTCGGCCATTTCACGCCAGCGCTGACGGACTACAGGGCGAAAACGGTCAAAGTGTGATTCAAAATACTTCACCTCGCCCAGCCTGCCGTCTTCCACCAGCTTTTTCACGGTCAGGAAGTCGCCATCCCAGCGGCGGTTGTGGAAAACACTCAGCACCAACCCTTTTTCTTCGGCTAACGCAATCAGGGCTTCGCCGTCTTCCACTTTGGTGACAAAAGGCTTTTCGACGATGACATGCTTGCCGTTTTCCAGCGCCAGTTTCGCCAGACGGAAGTGAACATCGTTGGGCGCTGTGATGATCACCAGTTCGGCGTCACTGTCGGTCAGCAGGGAATCGGCATCGCTGAAACAGGTCACGTCAGGGTAATCGGCTGTAACCGCCGCCGTCTGGCTGCTGCTGATAGCGGTCAGCACAAGCTCATCCATCGCTTCAATGAAAGGCAGGTGAAAGGTTTTTGCAGAAAAACCGTAGCCAATGACGGCTGTTTTTACCGGAGAATATCGCATATCAAAGCTGTCCTTGTGTGGTGGAAGCCACGATCACTTGAATATCGTGGCTGTCAAAACGTTCGGCGTAAGTGTTTGTAAGTGGTTGGTCTGTGATTAATACATCAATGCCATTCAGGTCGCAGACATGATGAAAATTATTCTGGCCCAGTTTGTGCTGCTCGCACACCACAACCACTTGCTGCGCCTGCGCCATCATCGCCTTTTTCAGCGAGGCTTCCTGTTCATTATTGGTCGACAAGCCATGTTCTGATAAAGCACAGACGCCGATAAAAGCTTTATTCACCCGATAGTCAGCCAGCTGCTTTTCGGCCTGATGGCCTAACACGGCGCGGTGGAAAGCATCAAATTTGCCGCCCAGCAAATGCACGGCAACATGAGGGTTGTCCGCAAGTTGCTGCAAAATATCGACGGAGTTCGTAATGACAGTCGCAGGCCGGTGAATGTAGCGCGCCATTAATGTCAGTGTCGTGCTGGTATCGAGTAACAGATGATCATCGGCGTCAATCAGTTGTGCCGCGCACTGAGCAAGCTGTTGCTTGGCTTCACTGATCACTTTACCGGAATAGGGTTCAAGACGGCCCGATACCGAGGTTCTGACTGCGCCGCCACGGATACGCTGGATACCCGGCTGCTGAGTAAGCTTCACCAGATCGCGACGGGCAGAATCGCGCGAGACGGTAAATTGCTCGCAGATGTCATTGAGGGTCACCTTTCCTTGCTGTTCTATCAGCGAAGTCAGGTGAATAAGGCGTTCTTCCTGGGTCATACACTCAAAACCACTTAAGTAATTTTAAGTTATTCTGACAGAGACTCAGCCAAATGCCAATCAAATACTGTCTCGAGTCATGCGTCACTGCTCATTTTATCTGTGTTCTGTCACCTACGTTTCGTCTGTATTCATCCGGTGTAACGCCCATCAGGCGACGAAACATAGCGATAAAAGCTGACGCACTCGCATAACCCAGATCGTGTGCAATATTTTCTACTTTCTCGCCTGCTTCCAGCAGTGGCATGGCCCGAACGACCCGTAATCGTTGACGCCACTCCGACAAAGATATCCCTAAATCGCGCTGCGCACGGCGCATCAGTGTGCGCTCAGTGGTATGAACCCGCTTTGCCAGCTCAGCCAGCGAAGCGTTACAACCTGGAGCAGATTCCAGCCAACCCAGCACTTTTCGCAACAGAGGATCCGTCGAAGTTGGCAGATAGCTGCCCAGAGTCGTCGCCCCGTAAAGCTGATCCACTAGCACGGCCAGTAGCCGGCTCTGAGCTTCTGAATAAGGCAGCACTGTGCTGGTTACCCTGAGATGATCCAGCATTGCTTTCACCAGCGTACTGACCTCAAGTGCACAGGTCGTCTCAGGCATCTGACCACACAAAGCTGCGTCAAGATACAGAGAGCAATGCGTCGTTTCATAACGGTTCAGCCCCTGATGTTCCACATCTGGCGGCAACCATAATCCGTACTGAGAAGGCACTAAGTATTGTCTGCTGCCGATTTTCACTTCCATAATGCCACTGAAAGAATAGACAAACTCTCCCCACGGATGGCGATGTAAAGGATAAGCAGCATCCGCCGGCATGCAGGCGGTACGAAATACCACAGGCGCAGGTAATTCAGTGCTGTAAGGCGGAATATGAAGCTGTTTACCGGGAAGGCTCATTGTGCATTCTGTCGTTTCATCGTTATCGGTTGTCACATTCTAGCTATATGCAATATTCACGACAACGCATAATGTTAACAAGATGTCACAGCCTGTAGGGAGTAAGAGATGAGTGAACGCAAACCTGTCGATGTCACCGCATTAAGCATTATGGTGGTCTTTTGCTTTGTCATGGGGCTTCAGCAGATATTTCTGAAAGCGACAGGGGAAGACATCGCGCCGATCTTGCAGATTGGCATCCGCTCAGGGATTGCCGCTGTGCTGGTCTGTTTATACGTCGTTCTCCGTCGAAAACGCCTGTTTTTTGCCGACGGTAACTGGAAGCCAGGTATTATCGTCGGGATTCTGTTCGCACTGGAGTATCTGTTTCTCGGCGAAGCACTTCGCTACACTTCTGCGTCTCATGCCGTGGTGTTTCTCTACACCTCACCTGTTTTCAGCGCGCTGATGCTGCACTTTCTGATTGATTCAGAACGGCTGTCCAAAACACAATGGGCCGGTATCCTGCTGGCATTTTGCGGCATAGCCGTCGCGTTTCTTTTTCATTCAGACGACAAGAGTGCAGTCACTCAACCGGATCAGCTGTGGGGCGATTTTCTCGCCTTGTTGGGCGGCCTGGCATGGGCGGCAACGACCATCCTGATTCGCAGTACCAGACTGGCTCGGATATCCTCGGAACAGACTTTGCTCTATCAGTTAGTCATCGCGTCCATCGTCCTTATCACAGCAGCAGTTTTGATGGATCAATCTCATATCAACCCAACACCACTCGCCATTGCCAGTGTGGCTTTCCAGACGCTGATCATTTCCTTTGCAGGCCTGCTACTGTGGTTCTGGATGCTGAACACTTATATTGCGTCACGGTTGGGCGTGTTGTCTTTCATGACGCCACTTTACGGTGTCGTTCTCGGTGCCTGGCTGCTGGATGAAGCCATCGAACCCGGCTTCGTTTACGGTGCCGCCATGGTGATTACCGGCATTGTACTGGTGAGCGGACACAGTTGGATAAAACAGTGGCTGGCAGGAAAGCTGCTGAAAAAGGAACTGCCGGTTAACAAATGATGAGCAGGAGAAAAGGTTCAGGAAAACTCTTCCTGAACCTTATTGGTGACTCACAAAAATTACGCATTCGACATGGCCAGCCGGGCAGCAAAACCGATAAACAACGTCCCCATTAAGGCATTGCCTATCTTCTGCATACTTTTGCTGGCACGCACCAATTGGGTGATATAGGCGCCCGCAATAATCAGCACACTGAGAAAGATCAGGCTGATCATTTCAAGTACCGCAGCCAGAATCAGAAATGGCACCCCAGGGCTGGCGTAGCTCATATCAATAAACTGCACAAAGAAAGACACATAAAACAGAATGGCCTTAGGATTGGTCAGGCTGAGTATCAACGCTTTGCGAAACACCTTTTTACCCTGTAGTGCCGGAGAGATATCTGCCGATTCACGGGATTGAAAAGCGCTGTATACAATCTTGCCACCCAGAAACAGCAGATACACCGCGCCAAGATACCGCACCAGGGTAAACAAAATCGGCGTTGTCTGTATCAGGGTGGCAACACCGGCATAGGCACAGAAAATTAAAACGGCATCGCCAATAAACACGCCCGTTGCCGCCAGATAACCTTGTCTGATCCCCTGTCCCATGCCCGTTTTCAGCACAAACAATGAGTTAGGCCCGGGCAGCAGCACAATAAAGATAGCGCCGACCACATAGGCCCAAAAATTCAACACCCCGTATTCCGCAAACATTCCCCCTCCCTCTGAACGACTTCAGACCATACTGATATACCGCAATATATACGTTTTCATATTGTATGCAATCAGAGCATAAAATCGCCTGTTTGGAATTCTGAGCAGCAGGCTTTAAAACATTATGCCCAGTGTTGCCAGATTGGATTATCAACCAGCAGCCAGATGGCGACGATCACCAAGGATGCGAAGTAAATATAGCCTTGTACTTTCTGGTTCTTACTGTCCCCGGCCAGTTTGGCTAACAAACCGCCGGCCCAGATCCACACCAGATGCATCGAAATATTTAGGATGGCAAGCCACAGCACTAACACCCACACCGAATGTTCACCGTATTCCTGATATGCTTTCTCTGAAAACAGGGAGAACATCAGTAAGACCAGAAGCCAACCTTTGCTGTTGAGCAATTGAATGATCACGCCATCATAAAACCCTAAGTGCTTTTGCTGCCCGTTGTGCTCTAGCAGGCTGGTTTTCAGAAAACCGGCGGCCAGATAAATAATATAAAGGGCTCCCGCGCACTGTAGTAACTGCAGCGCCAGCGGATACTCTTGAATGAGTGCGCCCAGCCCCAGCCCAATCAGTAAGGACTTAATCAAAAACACCGTGTCTATTCCCAGCAGTAATGGCAGTGACCGCCTGACCCCGACACTGGCACCAGAGGCGGCAAACACGATATTGGCCGGCCCCGGACTGAACACTAATGGAAACATCACACCCAACCACAATAATAAGAAACTCATCGGTTTATCTCCGTTTCATTCAACACATGTATTTCCAGCAAATATCAGGAAACTGGAGACAGGTTAAACGTCGCAGAGAGCAGCTTCTTGTATGAAATTGCAGTTGCTAAGGTTGTATCGCGTAATGCTTGGGAGGAACGCCAAAAGCGCGTTTGAAGTTGCGGGTGAAATGGCTTTGATCAAAGAAGCCACAGTTCAGTGCAGTATCGACACAACTGTGACCGTCCAATAACAGTTTTTTCGCTTTCTGTACTTTTGTAAGAAGCAAAAACTGGTGCGGCGTCAGTCCGTAATGAGATTTGAATGCCCGGATGAGTTTAAATTTCGTCAGGCCACTGACAATTTCCAGCTCATCCAGAGTGACGTTAGCCTGCCAGTTATCGTGCAGGTAATCCCGGATAACGCCCGTATGCTTCTGAGTATGCCCGATCTTGCCAGCATCATGACCAGCATTGCCGTATTGAGAAAACAACGACTCCAGCGCCACAGTCAGTAAAGAGTGTTTGGTCAGATCAAAACTGGCGGCTTCAAATGCCATATGCAGTTGAAGCAGCAAATCAAACAGTGCCGGATTGTTAATCACAGAGCGGTCGATAACAGGATCAACGGCTTTCTCAGTGTCAGCAAAATGCTGTTCTATCATCTCAGGTGCGAAGTAAAACATCCGGTATCGCCATCCGTGTTCACTGCCCGCAAAACCTGTATGCACTTCAGCAGGATTAATAGCGACAATATGGCGCTGAGGCACCACAATATTGCTGCCACGATAAAATAACCCTTCTGCGCCAGCTTCTATCACCCCAATGGCAAGCTCTTCATGCCAGTGACGGGAGAATTCAAACTGAGTAAACGAGGCGGACAGCAGTTCGATACCGGAAAATCGCGCTGGCCGCCAAAGTGTCGAAAATTCCCTGTTTCCTGCGCCCAACGTCGCCCCCTACTTTGAATGATCGGCTCTTGCCTTTACGCAACAAACGACATAATCACACCAGCAAGATCAGATTACAATGACCGGCCATCAAAATGCTTCACCGGAATTGCATCGAGATCGATATCGTCAAGACAACGAATATTGATGGCCGCTATGGCGTTACCCTGCGGGTCAGTTCCTTCCCCATAAGGATGAATGCCGCACGTCGGGCAAAACCTGTGCTGAATAACATGCTGGTTAAAGGTGTAAGTACTTGCTGCGCTCTCTGCCGACAGCAGCTTTAATTCACTGCGGGGCACAAACCACAATAACGAACCTTTTCTCTGACAAATAGAGCAGTTGCAAGCCAGTGCTTCCTGAATATCGCCTTCGACCTCAAAAGCGACATTGCCGCAGTGGCAGCTTCCCTGGTATTTCATCATCTTTCTCCCATCGGTTTCATTTCATGCCCGTTTGACCGCTACCGCTGTTTTGCAATCGGTATGAGTATAGCTGGCTGAAATACGGGATTAGTCAAATCGCTTTTCCATCCAGAGCGAGCTGATGTACTCGCCCTGTTTTCTGGCATAGTTATGAAAAACACCGACCTCACGAAAGCCGAATTTCTGATGCAGCGCCACCGATGCATCGTTCGGCAAAGCAATGCCAGATAAGGCACAGTGCACCGGCTGAGTCGCTAAAGCATCAAGTAAGGTTTTCATTAATGCACTCCCCAAACCCTGCCCCTTCGCATCGGGGTAAAGATAGATGCTCACTTCAACGGTTTCTGCAAAAGCGGCGCTAGGCCGGTAAGGTTGGCTGCAGACAAACCCTATCACCTGATGGTTTTCCAGGACAACGAAAAGCTGATGCGGAGAATCGGACCGAAACTGCGTAAACCACTCATTACGATTACCCAGCGTCATCGGCTCGGTTTCAAATCTGGCGTTCGTGTGCTCAATGTAATGATTAAAAATAGCCTTGATCGCGGGGATGTATACACTTCAAAGACTTATAATATTTTATTAGTGCGCATGCGCATTTACTACGTTAGACCAGTGAAAACGAACACAGTTAACTATCTGTATGTAAAGAACTTATAAGCTTTCTATTAAATACACCATCTAGAAAAAACGCGCAAACTATTGAGGTTAAAAACGCAAAAAGCTACTTAAATTAGAATATGACTGTATACACATCCAGTTCCGCTCACTCATGAAGAGGCTCTAAAAACAGGGTTAATCAATAAGAACTGTCAGGGCAAGTAGTTCGTTAATTTTCGATTCACTAAACGAGTACTAGAAAGCTTTGGAGCAAAAGCCTGTCACACATTCCCTCCCCCAATACATGACTTACTTCAACCGTTCAGGTTGTCGCCTGGCACGGCGTTCAAAGAAGACGGAAATTTCTATTTTAATATCATCATGTTATGCCGTCATTCCCGCGAAGGCGCAATACTGTTCGATTAAGGAGATTCCTTCTTCTTTCGGCTACTCTTTAAAGGATATTTATTGGGCCTTATCTTGACCGCCCGTTGATAATTTGGGCGGTCTGGTTTGGGGAGAACTAAATCTTTCAGATCATCAGTTAAATCTTTGAGTCGTGCTGGTATCGACTGTAAGTTTCTCGTCTGACATATCGCTGTATAGTCATACAAAACCACCTTAAAACCGAGTTTAAAGCTAATTCTCAGGGGACTGACTTTCGCTTCCTTGGCCGCTCATTTCGTAGCGGATCAGGTTATAGGCAAGCAACAACCCATATACCTCCTGATAAACTAAAGTGATTTTCTTGCTTCTTAGGGCG
Proteins encoded in this window:
- a CDS encoding helix-turn-helix domain-containing protein, which produces MSLPGKQLHIPPYSTELPAPVVFRTACMPADAAYPLHRHPWGEFVYSFSGIMEVKIGSRQYLVPSQYGLWLPPDVEHQGLNRYETTHCSLYLDAALCGQMPETTCALEVSTLVKAMLDHLRVTSTVLPYSEAQSRLLAVLVDQLYGATTLGSYLPTSTDPLLRKVLGWLESAPGCNASLAELAKRVHTTERTLMRRAQRDLGISLSEWRQRLRVVRAMPLLEAGEKVENIAHDLGYASASAFIAMFRRLMGVTPDEYRRNVGDRTQIK
- a CDS encoding transposase; this encodes MPKNHYDAAKIVELYHQRWEIELGYREIKCTMLRKAIALRSKKITLVYQEVYGLLLAYNLIRYEMSGQGSESQSPEN
- a CDS encoding DMT family transporter; its protein translation is MSERKPVDVTALSIMVVFCFVMGLQQIFLKATGEDIAPILQIGIRSGIAAVLVCLYVVLRRKRLFFADGNWKPGIIVGILFALEYLFLGEALRYTSASHAVVFLYTSPVFSALMLHFLIDSERLSKTQWAGILLAFCGIAVAFLFHSDDKSAVTQPDQLWGDFLALLGGLAWAATTILIRSTRLARISSEQTLLYQLVIASIVLITAAVLMDQSHINPTPLAIASVAFQTLIISFAGLLLWFWMLNTYIASRLGVLSFMTPLYGVVLGAWLLDEAIEPGFVYGAAMVITGIVLVSGHSWIKQWLAGKLLKKELPVNK
- a CDS encoding oxidoreductase, with the protein product MRYSPVKTAVIGYGFSAKTFHLPFIEAMDELVLTAISSSQTAAVTADYPDVTCFSDADSLLTDSDAELVIITAPNDVHFRLAKLALENGKHVIVEKPFVTKVEDGEALIALAEEKGLVLSVFHNRRWDGDFLTVKKLVEDGRLGEVKYFESHFDRFRPVVRQRWREMAEDGGGILFDLAPHLLDQALALFGKPQALTAQCMAMRPGAKTIDYYNLILQYPEHLVQLHSNLYSPEPNLRFKVLGSLGKYEKYGLDPQEDYLKAGVKPEQPAWAAEDAAHSGQLHQEDGSQIIPTELGGYQHYFAGVTDAIRLGTPNPVPAQEALLNIKLIQLALESSRLGQTMKVDA
- a CDS encoding DeoR/GlpR family DNA-binding transcription regulator — translated: MTQEERLIHLTSLIEQQGKVTLNDICEQFTVSRDSARRDLVKLTQQPGIQRIRGGAVRTSVSGRLEPYSGKVISEAKQQLAQCAAQLIDADDHLLLDTSTTLTLMARYIHRPATVITNSVDILQQLADNPHVAVHLLGGKFDAFHRAVLGHQAEKQLADYRVNKAFIGVCALSEHGLSTNNEQEASLKKAMMAQAQQVVVVCEQHKLGQNNFHHVCDLNGIDVLITDQPLTNTYAERFDSHDIQVIVASTTQGQL
- the leuE gene encoding leucine efflux protein LeuE, which codes for MFAEYGVLNFWAYVVGAIFIVLLPGPNSLFVLKTGMGQGIRQGYLAATGVFIGDAVLIFCAYAGVATLIQTTPILFTLVRYLGAVYLLFLGGKIVYSAFQSRESADISPALQGKKVFRKALILSLTNPKAILFYVSFFVQFIDMSYASPGVPFLILAAVLEMISLIFLSVLIIAGAYITQLVRASKSMQKIGNALMGTLFIGFAARLAMSNA
- a CDS encoding LysE family translocator encodes the protein MSFLLLWLGVMFPLVFSPGPANIVFAASGASVGVRRSLPLLLGIDTVFLIKSLLIGLGLGALIQEYPLALQLLQCAGALYIIYLAAGFLKTSLLEHNGQQKHLGFYDGVIIQLLNSKGWLLVLLMFSLFSEKAYQEYGEHSVWVLVLWLAILNISMHLVWIWAGGLLAKLAGDSKNQKVQGYIYFASLVIVAIWLLVDNPIWQHWA
- a CDS encoding zf-TFIIB domain-containing protein, which produces MQCPKCHSKFEHINTPLGDIERCSACKGLWLDAYEIEKMKPLADAVDIGDAGIGKTFNGIDQIECPVCPSNKLLRLVDPKQPHIWFESCPTCKGRFYDAGEFKDLAKIDLSDFFKRFLVEERL
- a CDS encoding GFA family protein — protein: MMKYQGSCHCGNVAFEVEGDIQEALACNCSICQRKGSLLWFVPRSELKLLSAESAASTYTFNQHVIQHRFCPTCGIHPYGEGTDPQGNAIAAINIRCLDDIDLDAIPVKHFDGRSL
- a CDS encoding GNAT family N-acetyltransferase; its protein translation is MPAIKAIFNHYIEHTNARFETEPMTLGNRNEWFTQFRSDSPHQLFVVLENHQVIGFVCSQPYRPSAAFAETVEVSIYLYPDAKGQGLGSALMKTLLDALATQPVHCALSGIALPNDASVALHQKFGFREVGVFHNYARKQGEYISSLWMEKRFD
- a CDS encoding AraC family transcriptional regulator, coding for MGAGNREFSTLWRPARFSGIELLSASFTQFEFSRHWHEELAIGVIEAGAEGLFYRGSNIVVPQRHIVAINPAEVHTGFAGSEHGWRYRMFYFAPEMIEQHFADTEKAVDPVIDRSVINNPALFDLLLQLHMAFEAASFDLTKHSLLTVALESLFSQYGNAGHDAGKIGHTQKHTGVIRDYLHDNWQANVTLDELEIVSGLTKFKLIRAFKSHYGLTPHQFLLLTKVQKAKKLLLDGHSCVDTALNCGFFDQSHFTRNFKRAFGVPPKHYAIQP
- a CDS encoding heme-degrading domain-containing protein, with translation MSLTLDVLVQQEADLQLEQFNHETAWALGSLLKNHAEAKQASVAIEVYAFGQILFSYAMAGTNPDHQDWIRRKRNSVLRFGKSSYYLGQYNARKQREFESQPHIDAREYCAHGGSFPLRIQGCGLVGAVTVSGLPQEEDHQLVTDALQQILQPRQGK